A DNA window from Mycoplasmopsis pullorum contains the following coding sequences:
- the ruvB gene encoding Holliday junction branch migration DNA helicase RuvB, with product MQKDIQPKTFSDFIGQNRLITTIKAMIDNAERKNQSLDHLLFYGPPGLGKTTLANIIANQLNVKVHQIQAGILEKKSDLIALLTNVNENDIIFIDEIHSLNKTIEESLYSAMEYFTFNMTFGVDGNQKIIKMKLKKFTLIGATTKIHSLSKPLKERFGLISFFQQYSFDEICKIITISARKLSIEIDEEAIKLIAEFSRSTPRIANHLLKRCDDFSAKMNKNLISKEVVNKTFKFIELYQHGLTREHLEYLNLLRENFNEKWVSLQTITAILSTSKDQLIEDIESILLQEKYIEKSSKGRRITSLGINYLIKNFKLTNTV from the coding sequence ATGCAAAAAGATATTCAGCCTAAAACATTTAGTGATTTTATTGGACAAAATCGCTTAATTACGACCATAAAAGCAATGATTGATAATGCTGAGCGTAAAAATCAATCTTTAGACCATTTATTATTTTATGGTCCACCGGGACTGGGAAAAACAACTTTAGCAAATATCATTGCGAATCAGTTAAATGTTAAGGTTCACCAAATTCAAGCAGGTATTTTAGAGAAAAAATCTGATTTAATCGCACTTTTAACTAATGTAAATGAAAATGACATTATTTTTATTGATGAAATTCATTCTTTAAACAAGACAATAGAAGAAAGTTTATATAGTGCGATGGAATATTTTACTTTTAATATGACCTTTGGTGTTGATGGTAATCAAAAAATTATTAAAATGAAACTTAAAAAGTTTACTTTAATTGGTGCAACTACTAAAATTCACTCATTATCTAAACCGCTCAAAGAACGTTTTGGTTTAATTAGTTTTTTTCAACAATATTCATTTGATGAAATTTGTAAAATCATCACTATTTCAGCTCGCAAGTTGAGCATTGAAATTGATGAAGAAGCAATTAAGTTGATTGCTGAATTTTCACGTTCGACACCGAGAATTGCAAATCATTTACTCAAGCGATGTGATGATTTTAGTGCAAAAATGAATAAAAACTTAATTAGCAAAGAAGTTGTAAATAAAACATTTAAGTTTATTGAGTTGTACCAACACGGTCTAACACGTGAACACTTGGAATATTTGAATCTGTTAAGAGAAAATTTTAATGAAAAATGAGTTTCATTGCAAACTATCACTGCAATTTTATCTACAAGTAAAGATCAATTAATCGAAGATATTGAATCAATTTTATTGCAAGAAAAATATATTGAAAAATCATCGAAAGGACGGAGAATAACATCTTTAGGAATTAATTACCTGATTAAGAATTTTAAGCTTACTAATACCGTTTAA
- a CDS encoding ABC transporter permease, translating to MSSNDFNSKYGLSSVLIEESLVFQDASKQKNFNNIAGQPKKIGIEILKRFFSNWVYITSAIVFLLVLIISIVVKSTAVFSPTKAVYNDVFFKGVSITFDANNKVLEVVENPELGLIQGPNAVSGLPSVFHSWSTEQYTPTEFNSLKQTWMNNWGGYLFKEFVEGNYKINPKSGTVSYNTYALYKAHALAVILTKSGVDTNISASEMPKIVDKIIQLNSNLDLKTYFGTTRAGVDIWTSSWIGTWNAIRLALIVATLQTIIGVAIGSYLGFHVGTLIDTIIMRLIDIFVSPPSLIWLLIFASLFGTSDLALGISLVFIGWTGSVGGARMFIITVKDEEYITASRSLGSSKLRLIYSHALPAIAGKIATGYVSRIPSIILSVSSLAFLGFFKSNSANLGAILNDAAGEDLSNNLWAVMLPALILLSISISLHFVALGVHDALDPKVMKAK from the coding sequence ATGAGTTCAAATGATTTTAATTCAAAGTACGGACTGAGTTCTGTATTAATTGAAGAAAGCTTAGTTTTTCAAGATGCTAGTAAACAGAAAAATTTCAATAACATTGCTGGACAACCTAAAAAAATTGGAATTGAAATTTTAAAAAGATTTTTCTCAAACTGAGTATATATAACTAGTGCAATTGTTTTCTTGCTAGTTTTAATTATTTCTATAGTTGTAAAATCCACTGCAGTTTTTTCACCTACAAAAGCTGTTTATAATGATGTCTTTTTCAAAGGTGTATCGATAACTTTTGACGCAAACAACAAAGTATTAGAAGTTGTTGAAAATCCAGAATTAGGTCTAATTCAAGGTCCTAACGCGGTAAGCGGATTACCATCAGTATTTCATTCTTGAAGTACTGAACAATATACTCCAACAGAATTTAATAGTTTAAAACAAACTTGAATGAATAATTGAGGTGGATATCTCTTTAAAGAATTCGTTGAAGGTAATTATAAAATAAATCCAAAAAGTGGTACAGTTTCATATAACACATACGCACTTTACAAAGCACACGCTTTAGCGGTTATTTTAACTAAATCTGGTGTGGACACTAATATTAGTGCGAGCGAAATGCCTAAAATCGTGGATAAAATTATTCAATTAAATTCTAATTTAGATCTAAAAACTTACTTTGGTACAACCAGAGCTGGTGTGGACATTTGAACAAGTTCATGAATTGGAACATGAAACGCTATTAGATTAGCCTTAATTGTTGCTACTTTACAAACAATTATTGGTGTAGCAATTGGATCATACTTAGGTTTCCACGTTGGGACACTTATTGATACAATCATCATGCGTCTAATTGATATTTTTGTTTCACCTCCATCATTGATTTGATTATTAATTTTCGCTTCATTATTTGGGACAAGTGACTTAGCACTAGGAATCTCGCTTGTCTTCATTGGTTGAACAGGGTCAGTTGGCGGTGCCAGAATGTTCATCATTACAGTTAAAGATGAAGAATATATTACTGCTAGCCGTTCGCTAGGAAGTAGTAAACTCAGATTGATTTACTCACACGCTTTACCAGCAATCGCAGGTAAAATTGCAACAGGATATGTTTCACGTATTCCATCAATTATTCTTTCAGTTTCATCACTTGCTTTCCTTGGTTTCTTTAAATCAAATAGTGCAAACTTAGGAGCTATCTTAAATGATGCAGCTGGGGAAGATTTATCAAATAATCTTTGAGCTGTTATGTTACCTGCTCTAATCCTATTATCTATTTCAATATCATTACACTTTGTCGCTTTAGGAGTGCACGATGCATTAGATCCTAAAGTTATGAAAGCTAAATAA
- the nagA gene encoding N-acetylglucosamine-6-phosphate deacetylase, which produces MTIKDVKIINFDNIIECADVVIKDKKIAQIIPSNNQSTKILIPGFFDTHIHGFVGHDVMDSAEAVQKISLALAKTGVTSFYPTAMTNTWSKIIESFQTISSTEVQGAKIQGIHIEGPFLKLEKKGAHDPKLLLDANRANLTELIEAGNGKFRKISIDPLCIDHDNIQFLIQNNVEVSIGHSNAEFKVANEAFKSGATNTCHLWNAMSGVDSRRPGIAQAALMNNQVFSELICDFYHVNPETVKFTIQNKGTDKVVMISDAIKPAYGSDGLSVSGGIPVEKHGIAITLAGTNTIAGSGISLYDSFKNLIKIGYTIQEAVQMCSYNPAVASKVEQIGYIKENYYADFVLLDQNLNIEHVYVNGKEIQ; this is translated from the coding sequence ATGACAATCAAGGACGTTAAAATAATTAATTTTGATAACATCATCGAATGCGCAGATGTGGTGATTAAAGATAAAAAAATTGCACAAATTATTCCGTCAAATAATCAATCTACAAAAATTTTAATTCCAGGTTTTTTCGATACTCACATTCACGGTTTTGTTGGACATGATGTCATGGATAGTGCAGAAGCAGTACAGAAAATTTCTTTAGCTCTTGCAAAAACAGGAGTTACCTCATTTTATCCAACTGCGATGACTAATACTTGGTCAAAAATTATTGAAAGCTTTCAAACAATTTCGAGCACAGAAGTTCAAGGAGCCAAAATTCAAGGTATTCACATTGAAGGTCCATTTTTAAAATTAGAAAAAAAAGGTGCTCACGATCCAAAATTGCTTTTAGATGCTAATCGTGCAAATCTAACAGAATTAATTGAAGCTGGAAATGGTAAATTTAGAAAAATTTCAATCGATCCACTTTGCATCGATCATGATAACATTCAATTTTTAATTCAAAATAATGTTGAAGTTTCGATTGGACACTCAAATGCTGAATTTAAAGTTGCCAATGAAGCTTTTAAATCAGGTGCAACTAATACTTGTCACTTATGAAATGCTATGTCTGGAGTTGACTCAAGAAGACCAGGTATTGCTCAAGCGGCATTAATGAATAATCAAGTTTTTTCTGAATTAATTTGTGATTTTTATCACGTTAATCCAGAAACTGTAAAATTTACAATTCAAAACAAAGGGACTGATAAAGTTGTAATGATTTCGGATGCAATTAAGCCTGCTTATGGAAGTGATGGTTTAAGTGTATCAGGTGGAATTCCGGTTGAAAAACACGGGATTGCGATAACCTTAGCTGGGACAAACACAATTGCAGGTAGCGGAATTTCACTTTATGATTCCTTTAAAAACTTAATTAAGATCGGATATACAATTCAAGAAGCGGTTCAAATGTGTTCATATAATCCTGCAGTCGCTTCAAAAGTTGAACAGATCGGTTATATTAAAGAAAATTATTACGCAGACTTTGTTTTATTAGATCAAAATTTAAATATTGAACATGTTTATGTCAATGGAAAGGAAATACAATAA
- a CDS encoding ATP-binding cassette domain-containing protein, which produces MSKKILLEIENLKKYFVNRSQVNKAVDGVSFKVHEGEIVGLIGESGSGKTTVGRSLLRLYDDFNGFVTLDGQIISGKRISRARNKQMRRNIQMIFQDPHASLNGQKTIFSILKEPLQVNGILKDEMRDLNRDWKIIRENFYYTFLENSKKIELNRLVESNKKIKKLHKSWAKKFEKVEFSNAKSLDDNFNEFFSYLNDKGTLNSDLISLIYKSNTELLELYHSKQKDFRNKEVDFDEKDLVKAQDEFEQAQKLTKHSKEYWEVLAQKNELVEQINTLKDTKAEIASISKNVFNNIIEEVKNEYKLQRNNALYSTNLDFYFHSLKLKFIAKAKLNFFRSNKAKLKYVSFDDAKEIVKQIDLYSKDIYSQMDSFDLTKKESIKLIKEFCQNSFKYDAQEFFAISEQQLSNLNGQIDSLNQSLTQKQETLNKIKTNKDLNLQDLEPYSQKLAKATQVHEEELNKYVESVTTRIANLDQEIVQANKEHDELMILVKQNDEKLNELHKKFVVWYNESILKPLEEQNKQQNDKNIKTKLKQAKVDLKVLESNVEERLEIISSFKAERKYLLKDQSNIYRLLGLDKFYHIVKNKKVQKVLNYALDFVYLYLIKGLFIKNKIYKALEDVGLLKQFAYRYPHEFSGGQRQRIVIARALITNPKLIVADEPIASLDISIQAQIVNLLKDLCQQKNIGMIFIAHDLSMIEYVADRVEIMHLGKIVENGVTEKIYDKPVHPYTINLFKAIPKISNANEKFENVSFELSYLAEQKFPNVPKVFEVEKDHFIYGTEEQFKKWTSK; this is translated from the coding sequence ATGAGTAAAAAAATATTATTAGAAATTGAAAATCTAAAAAAATACTTTGTTAATCGTTCACAAGTTAATAAAGCTGTTGATGGTGTTAGTTTCAAAGTTCACGAAGGCGAAATTGTCGGATTAATCGGAGAATCAGGTTCAGGTAAAACAACAGTTGGACGTAGTTTATTAAGACTATACGATGACTTTAATGGTTTTGTTACATTAGATGGACAAATCATTTCAGGAAAAAGAATTTCACGTGCTCGTAATAAACAAATGCGTCGTAACATTCAAATGATTTTCCAGGATCCACATGCTTCACTTAACGGTCAAAAGACAATTTTCTCAATTTTAAAAGAACCATTACAAGTTAATGGAATCTTAAAAGATGAAATGCGTGACTTAAATCGTGATTGAAAAATTATTCGTGAAAACTTTTATTACACATTCTTAGAAAATTCGAAAAAAATCGAGTTAAATCGTTTAGTTGAATCGAATAAAAAAATCAAAAAATTGCATAAATCATGAGCTAAAAAATTCGAAAAAGTTGAGTTTTCAAATGCTAAAAGTTTAGATGATAATTTTAATGAATTTTTCTCATACTTAAATGATAAGGGTACATTAAATTCTGACTTAATTTCTTTAATTTATAAAAGTAATACCGAGTTATTAGAACTTTATCATTCAAAACAAAAAGACTTTAGAAATAAAGAAGTGGATTTTGATGAAAAAGATTTAGTTAAAGCTCAAGACGAGTTTGAACAAGCTCAAAAATTGACCAAACACTCAAAAGAATACTGAGAAGTTTTAGCTCAAAAAAATGAGTTAGTTGAGCAAATTAATACTCTTAAAGATACTAAAGCTGAAATTGCAAGTATTTCAAAAAATGTCTTTAATAATATTATTGAAGAAGTAAAAAATGAATATAAATTACAAAGAAATAATGCACTTTATTCAACTAATTTAGACTTTTACTTTCACTCTTTAAAACTTAAATTTATTGCTAAAGCAAAATTGAATTTCTTTAGAAGTAATAAAGCAAAATTAAAATATGTCTCATTTGATGATGCAAAAGAAATAGTTAAACAAATTGATTTATATAGTAAAGATATTTATTCACAAATGGATTCGTTTGATTTAACTAAAAAAGAATCAATTAAATTAATTAAAGAATTTTGTCAAAACTCATTCAAATATGATGCTCAAGAGTTTTTTGCAATTTCAGAACAACAATTAAGTAACTTAAATGGTCAAATCGATTCATTAAATCAATCACTAACTCAAAAACAAGAAACATTAAATAAAATTAAAACAAATAAGGATTTAAACTTACAGGATCTTGAACCTTATTCACAAAAATTAGCAAAAGCTACACAAGTTCACGAAGAAGAGTTGAATAAATATGTTGAAAGTGTGACAACACGGATTGCTAATTTAGATCAAGAAATTGTGCAAGCAAATAAAGAACATGATGAATTAATGATTTTGGTTAAACAAAACGATGAAAAATTAAACGAATTACACAAAAAATTCGTCGTATGATACAATGAAAGCATTTTAAAACCTTTAGAAGAACAAAATAAACAACAAAACGATAAAAATATTAAAACTAAATTAAAACAAGCAAAAGTTGATTTAAAAGTATTAGAAAGTAACGTTGAAGAAAGATTAGAAATTATTAGTTCTTTCAAAGCGGAAAGAAAATACTTATTAAAAGATCAAAGCAACATCTACAGACTTTTAGGATTAGATAAGTTTTACCATATTGTTAAAAACAAGAAAGTCCAAAAAGTACTTAATTACGCATTAGATTTTGTTTATTTATACTTAATCAAAGGTTTATTTATTAAAAATAAAATTTATAAAGCTTTAGAAGATGTTGGATTACTAAAACAATTTGCTTATCGTTATCCACATGAATTTAGTGGTGGACAACGTCAAAGAATTGTTATTGCTAGAGCATTAATTACTAATCCAAAATTGATTGTAGCTGACGAACCGATTGCTTCGCTTGATATTTCAATTCAAGCTCAAATTGTTAACTTATTAAAAGACTTGTGTCAACAAAAAAATATCGGTATGATTTTCATCGCTCATGACTTAAGTATGATTGAATATGTTGCTGACCGTGTTGAAATTATGCACTTAGGTAAAATTGTTGAAAATGGTGTAACTGAAAAAATTTATGATAAACCAGTGCATCCATATACAATTAATTTATTTAAGGCAATTCCAAAAATTTCAAACGCAAATGAAAAATTTGAAAATGTATCGTTTGAGTTATCATACTTAGCAGAACAAAAATTCCCGAATGTTCCAAAAGTTTTTGAAGTCGAAAAAGATCACTTTATTTACGGAACTGAAGAACAATTTAAGAAATGAACTAGCAAATAA
- the secDF gene encoding protein translocase subunit SecDF: protein MKDKLKSLLTLTNWKRLIISAITLIATVLAIVFGSVFFVSKNPNKSIEYGGGIEVLVQVKKDNKSADVELTNKVSDSLYDRLNAGGLSNVNVSSEGDGKIRVTKSGNLTDTQRKDFEEKIARKPILTVTDIDVKPLFYNGQFQENGSLEVGTPSSWIPPFQENGAKYGGNVNGQNTVNLTLKDSDAQAAWTKATEYISSKASTNQNYILIWSDIEGALELAKTKYPDDWEKSKHNLYNFMHVNNEAMTYTTDSNGQIKVLQNTLKESEFNAKKYLISVARVSEPLNTKTVSISGSFTPSEATQLANDINYGLSDYDLVVLSSVYVNQSLNDSAFQSAMLAGLVVFVLIAIFMIVNYGLLGALSTISIALYIFLTLLMFTVLRGEYSPSTIAALIIGIGISVDANIITFERLKNEIYAGDTIKKAYRNANRFSLSSIIDANITTIIVAFALFYFGTKSVKGFSISLMLSIIFTLLVMLVFTRFMSSLIVGSGILQNRLWLLAGVHKKNIKRDNSQKFYIRFNYIKHAKWFALSSLILIIVGVIVFVSIGLQSSSIFDGLNRSIEFKGGVSVIISGNTETQSLISQIRAEQIKEFLVANAQKWNVSDIENLITIQKTDNATNNYAVLFKTTQDLSDTIAQIQSDIRNQFSDVSVISYTVSSREANELVLNALLAVSVSFIGIILYTLLRMRWTYSIAAIIGLLHDLILVVAFIVLTRLEVSSIIVAAMLSIVGFSINDTIVTFDRIKEIITHQYSSQKVLSRDDIKTIANKAIYSTIKRSFYTTLTTMISVVILLLFKNATDFSFNITILFGMAVGAYSSIFICSWIWTILENIRQKGIKHRINTGYWNVNNPVEQTFKGINDFQP from the coding sequence ATGAAAGATAAACTTAAAAGTTTGTTGACTTTAACTAATTGAAAGAGATTAATAATATCAGCTATAACATTAATTGCTACAGTTTTAGCAATTGTTTTTGGTAGCGTTTTTTTCGTGTCAAAAAATCCTAATAAATCGATCGAATATGGTGGAGGAATTGAGGTTTTAGTACAGGTTAAAAAGGACAACAAAAGTGCTGATGTAGAACTAACAAATAAAGTTTCAGATTCATTGTATGATCGTCTCAACGCAGGTGGTTTATCAAACGTTAACGTTTCAAGTGAAGGTGATGGTAAAATTCGTGTTACAAAAAGCGGTAATTTAACTGATACACAAAGAAAAGATTTTGAAGAAAAAATTGCACGTAAACCAATCTTAACTGTTACTGACATTGATGTTAAACCATTATTCTACAATGGTCAATTCCAAGAAAACGGAAGTTTAGAAGTTGGTACACCTTCTTCATGAATTCCACCTTTCCAAGAAAACGGAGCAAAATATGGTGGAAATGTTAATGGTCAAAATACAGTTAACTTAACATTAAAAGATTCTGATGCACAAGCAGCTTGAACTAAAGCGACAGAATATATTTCTTCAAAAGCTTCGACTAATCAAAACTACATTTTAATTTGAAGTGATATTGAAGGAGCTTTAGAGCTTGCAAAAACCAAATATCCAGATGATTGAGAAAAAAGTAAACATAATTTATACAACTTCATGCATGTTAATAATGAAGCAATGACTTATACTACTGACTCAAATGGACAAATTAAAGTATTACAAAATACATTGAAAGAATCTGAATTTAATGCTAAAAAATATTTAATTAGTGTCGCAAGAGTTTCGGAACCGCTAAACACAAAAACAGTTTCAATTAGTGGTAGCTTCACTCCTTCGGAAGCAACACAACTTGCAAACGATATTAACTATGGACTTAGTGATTATGATTTGGTTGTACTTTCAAGTGTTTATGTTAACCAATCATTAAATGATTCAGCTTTCCAATCAGCAATGTTAGCGGGATTAGTGGTATTTGTTTTAATTGCTATTTTCATGATTGTAAATTATGGATTACTTGGTGCTCTAAGTACAATTTCAATTGCTTTATACATCTTTTTAACATTATTAATGTTCACAGTTTTAAGAGGGGAATATAGTCCTTCAACAATTGCGGCTTTAATTATTGGTATTGGTATTTCAGTCGACGCAAATATTATTACTTTTGAGCGTCTCAAAAACGAGATTTATGCCGGTGATACAATAAAGAAAGCATATCGGAATGCAAACCGCTTTTCTTTAAGTTCGATTATCGATGCCAATATCACGACTATTATTGTTGCTTTTGCTCTATTTTACTTCGGAACAAAGAGCGTTAAAGGATTTAGTATTTCCTTAATGCTATCAATTATTTTCACTTTACTTGTAATGCTAGTCTTTACTCGTTTCATGTCATCATTAATTGTTGGTAGTGGAATTTTACAAAATAGATTGTGATTACTTGCAGGTGTTCATAAAAAGAATATTAAACGTGACAATTCACAAAAATTCTACATTCGCTTTAACTATATAAAACACGCTAAATGATTCGCTTTATCATCGCTAATTTTAATTATTGTTGGAGTTATCGTTTTTGTTTCGATCGGACTACAAAGTTCAAGTATTTTTGATGGATTAAATCGTTCAATCGAGTTTAAAGGTGGAGTTAGTGTTATTATCAGTGGTAATACTGAAACTCAATCATTAATTTCACAAATAAGAGCTGAACAAATCAAAGAATTTTTAGTTGCAAATGCTCAAAAATGAAATGTTAGTGACATTGAGAATTTAATTACAATTCAAAAAACAGATAATGCAACGAATAATTACGCAGTTTTATTTAAAACAACTCAAGATTTAAGTGATACAATTGCTCAAATTCAAAGTGATATACGTAATCAATTTAGTGATGTAAGTGTAATTAGTTATACCGTTTCAAGTCGTGAAGCTAATGAATTAGTTTTAAATGCATTACTTGCTGTTTCGGTAAGTTTTATCGGTATTATTTTATATACACTTTTAAGAATGAGATGAACCTATTCAATTGCTGCAATTATTGGTTTACTACATGATTTAATTTTAGTTGTTGCATTTATTGTTTTAACCAGATTAGAAGTTTCTTCAATTATTGTTGCTGCAATGCTTTCAATTGTTGGTTTCTCGATTAATGATACAATTGTTACATTCGATCGTATTAAAGAAATTATTACTCATCAATATTCATCGCAAAAAGTTTTATCACGTGATGATATTAAAACAATTGCAAACAAAGCGATTTATTCAACTATTAAACGTAGTTTTTATACAACTTTAACAACTATGATTTCGGTTGTCATCTTATTATTATTTAAAAATGCAACTGATTTCTCATTTAACATTACTATTTTATTTGGTATGGCGGTTGGTGCTTACTCATCAATTTTCATTTGTTCATGAATCTGAACTATTTTAGAAAATATCAGACAAAAAGGTATTAAGCACAGAATTAACACAGGTTATTGAAATGTTAATAATCCTGTTGAACAAACCTTTAAAGGAATTAACGATTTCCAACCATAA
- a CDS encoding ABC transporter ATP-binding protein, whose translation MKKEIILKVKNLKVSFKLKRNKFINIVRGIDLNIEKGQIVGLVGESGSGKSVTSKSLLNVNERSFMSADIMEIDGIDLTSYKRESQWQKIRGQKIGYIPQDPLTSLNPTRKIGKQLIDALNKNEDWKDKKYEEKREYLVGLLTRFGIRNAELIFDMYPHTLSGGMKQRVVITMVVALKPDLIIADEPTTALDPTVQASVLALFEEIRQNMNISIILISHNISVVAKFCDYIYVMYAGKIVERGTRKDIFSSPAHPYTWALISAIPEKKEDRLYSIQGTPPDMANLPLGDPFAPRNDYALEIDFIKEPPLIEISETHAAATWLLHPDAPKVKLSDELRARLKLFGKVFKDE comes from the coding sequence ATGAAAAAAGAAATAATTTTAAAAGTTAAAAATCTTAAAGTTAGCTTTAAATTAAAAAGAAACAAATTTATCAATATTGTACGTGGAATAGATTTAAACATTGAAAAAGGACAAATTGTTGGACTGGTTGGAGAATCCGGTTCAGGTAAAAGTGTTACAAGCAAATCGTTGTTAAATGTTAACGAGCGTTCATTCATGAGTGCTGATATTATGGAAATTGATGGAATTGACTTAACTAGTTATAAAAGAGAATCACAATGACAAAAAATTCGTGGTCAAAAAATTGGTTATATTCCCCAAGATCCACTTACATCATTAAATCCAACTCGTAAAATCGGAAAACAATTAATCGACGCCTTAAATAAAAACGAAGACTGAAAAGATAAAAAATACGAGGAAAAAAGAGAGTATTTAGTTGGTTTACTTACTCGTTTTGGAATTAGAAATGCCGAATTAATTTTCGACATGTATCCACATACATTAAGTGGTGGTATGAAACAACGTGTTGTTATTACAATGGTTGTTGCTCTTAAACCGGACTTAATTATTGCGGATGAACCTACAACCGCACTTGATCCAACTGTTCAAGCATCGGTTTTGGCCTTATTTGAAGAAATTCGTCAAAACATGAATATTTCGATTATCTTAATTAGTCACAACATTAGTGTTGTTGCTAAATTCTGTGACTATATTTATGTTATGTATGCCGGAAAAATTGTTGAACGTGGTACTAGAAAAGATATTTTCTCTTCACCAGCTCATCCATATACATGAGCATTGATTTCTGCTATTCCGGAGAAAAAAGAAGATCGTTTATATTCAATTCAAGGTACACCACCTGACATGGCGAATTTACCATTAGGTGATCCATTTGCACCTAGAAATGATTATGCATTAGAAATTGACTTTATTAAAGAACCACCACTTATTGAAATTAGTGAAACACACGCAGCAGCAACATGATTATTACATCCTGATGCACCAAAAGTAAAATTATCTGATGAATTACGTGCAAGATTAAAATTATTTGGAAAGGTATTTAAAGATGAGTAA
- the ruvA gene encoding Holliday junction branch migration protein RuvA, giving the protein MILYRLGEILYKNGANVVFESQGIGYSIQVPDHERLEINQKLKLYVFDVMNDYVKQTFGFREYLERALFVDLISLSGIGVRIAFNLLDKGWKETAIAIAQDDLEFLTSASYVQEKNARIIVANLGSKWEKILKTKNILTAQGNNVVDNKNTDKASIDKEIYDEVFFSLKRLGFKDKAISDALIKIESYTSPENLIEKSIELITREMHAKRYSA; this is encoded by the coding sequence ATGATTTTATATAGACTAGGTGAAATTTTATATAAGAATGGTGCAAATGTAGTTTTTGAATCACAAGGAATTGGTTATAGTATCCAAGTTCCAGATCATGAACGTTTAGAGATCAATCAAAAGTTGAAATTGTATGTTTTCGATGTGATGAATGATTATGTCAAACAGACTTTTGGATTTCGAGAATACTTAGAACGAGCTTTATTTGTTGATTTGATTTCCCTGAGTGGTATTGGAGTTAGAATTGCATTTAATTTGCTGGATAAAGGTTGAAAGGAGACTGCGATCGCCATCGCTCAGGATGATTTAGAATTTTTAACTTCTGCTTCTTATGTACAGGAGAAAAATGCTCGAATCATTGTCGCTAATTTAGGTAGTAAATGAGAAAAAATCTTAAAAACTAAGAACATACTAACCGCACAAGGAAATAATGTTGTGGACAACAAAAATACGGATAAAGCTTCGATTGATAAAGAGATTTATGATGAAGTGTTCTTTTCGCTTAAACGTTTAGGTTTTAAGGATAAAGCAATCTCAGACGCTTTAATCAAGATTGAATCTTATACATCACCAGAAAATTTAATTGAAAAAAGCATTGAATTAATCACAAGAGAAATGCATGCAAAAAGATATTCAGCCTAA
- the nagB gene encoding glucosamine-6-phosphate deaminase: MNLKVVKNYDEMSKIGAEIFANEINQKNKINICFATGSTPVGMYSELIKMYQKNEVSFKNVTSFNLDEYVGLDVTNKCSYHYFMDQNLFNYIDINRANINFPDGNGDLAKNASDYEKTIKEKGGIDLMVLGIGVNAHIAFNEPGSQINDRTREVELTASTINSNKIYFDNENDVPKTAISMGIGTILEAKKIILLASGISKAEAILNTIKGPITPDVPASFLQTHPDVTLIIDEAAASKL; the protein is encoded by the coding sequence ATGAATTTAAAAGTTGTTAAAAATTATGATGAGATGTCAAAAATCGGAGCAGAGATTTTTGCAAACGAAATTAACCAAAAAAATAAAATCAACATTTGTTTCGCTACCGGAAGCACACCTGTTGGAATGTATTCAGAATTAATCAAAATGTACCAAAAAAATGAAGTATCATTTAAAAATGTGACTTCATTTAATTTAGACGAGTATGTTGGACTAGATGTTACTAATAAATGTTCATACCATTATTTTATGGACCAAAATTTATTTAACTATATTGATATTAATCGTGCAAACATTAATTTTCCAGATGGAAATGGTGATTTAGCAAAAAACGCAAGTGATTATGAAAAAACAATTAAAGAAAAAGGTGGAATTGACTTAATGGTTCTTGGGATTGGTGTAAATGCACACATCGCATTTAACGAACCTGGTTCACAAATCAATGATCGTACCAGAGAAGTAGAATTAACAGCAAGTACAATTAATTCAAATAAAATTTACTTTGACAATGAAAACGATGTACCAAAAACCGCCATCTCGATGGGGATTGGGACAATTTTAGAAGCTAAAAAGATTATTTTATTAGCTTCAGGAATTTCAAAAGCAGAAGCAATTTTAAACACAATCAAGGGACCGATTACTCCTGATGTACCTGCTTCATTTTTACAAACACATCCAGATGTGACTTTAATTATTGATGAAGCTGCAGCAAGTAAATTATAA